The following proteins are co-located in the Eptesicus fuscus isolate TK198812 chromosome 9, DD_ASM_mEF_20220401, whole genome shotgun sequence genome:
- the SFPQ gene encoding splicing factor, proline- and glutamine-rich isoform X1, translating into MSRDRFRSRGGGGGGFHRRGGGGGRGGLHDFRSPPPGMGLNQNRGPLGPGPVPVGPKPPIPPPPPHQQQQQQQPPPQQPPPQQPPPLQPPHQQPPPLQQPPAHQQPPPPQDSSKPVVPPGPGPAPGVGTTPPAAGPAPPATPPTSGATTGPGPIPTPPPAVTSAPSGAPPPAPPSSVVSTTPPQAGGPPPPPAGGPVPGPKPGPGPGGPKGGKMPGGPKPGGGPGLSTPGGHPKPPHRGGVEPRGGRQHHPPYHQQHHQGPPPGGPGGRSEEKISDSEGFKANLSLLRRPGEKTYTQRCRLFVGNLPADITEEEFKRLFAKYGEPGEVFINKGKGFGFIKLESRALAEIAKAELDDTPMRGRQLRVRFATHAAALSVRNLSPYVSNELLEEAFSQFGPIERAVVIVDDRGRSTGKGIVEFASKPAARKAFERCSEGVFLLTTTPRPVIVEPLEQLDDEDGLPEKLAQKNPMYQKERETPPRFAQHGTFEYEYSQRWKSLDEMEKQQREQVEKNMKDAKDKLESEMEDAYHEHQANLLRQDLMRRQEELRRMEELHNQEMQKRKEMQLRQEEERRRREEEMMIRQREMEEQMRRQREESYSRMGYMDPRERDMRMGGGGAMNMGDPYGSGGQKFPPLGGGGGIGYEANPGVPPATMSGSMMGSDMRTERFGQGGAGPVGGQGPRGMGPGTPAGYGRGREEYEGPNKKPRF; encoded by the exons ATGTCTCGAGATCGGTTCCGGAGTcgcggcggtggcggtggcggcttCCACCGGcgcggaggaggcggcggccgcggcggccttCACGACTTCCGCTCGCCGCCGCCCGGCATGGGCCTCAATCAGAACCGCGGACCCTTGGGTCCCGGCCCGGTCCCGGTCGGCCCCAAACCTCCGATCCCGCCGCCGCCTCCAcatcaacagcagcagcagcagcagccgccgccgcagCAGCCGCCAccacagcagccgccgccgctTCAGCCGCCACATCAGCAGCCGCCGCCGCTTCAGCAGCCGCCCGCACatcagcagccgccgccgccacaGGACTCATCCAAGCCCGTGGTTCCTCCGGGACCCGGCCCGGCTCCTGGGGTAGGCACCACTCCGCCGGCCGCGGGCCCGGCGCCGCCCGCCACTCCCCCGACTTCTGGGGCCACCACGGGGCCAGGCCCTATCCCGACCCCGCCGCCCGCTGTCACCTCGGCGCCCTCCGGGGCGCCCCCGCCAGCGCCTCCGAGCAGCGTGGTCTCCACCACCCCGCCTCAGGCTGGGGGTCCGCCGCCTCCACCCGCCGGGGGCCCGGTCCCCGGGCCTAAGCCGGGCCCAGGACCCGGCGGTCCCAAAGGCGGTAAAATGCCGGGCGGCCCGAAGCCCGGTGGTGGCCCGGGCCTCAGCACTCCCGGCGGCCATCCTAAGCCGCCACACCGAGGAGGCGTCGAGCCCCGCGGAGGACGGCAGCACCACCCCCCGTACCACCAGCAGCACCACCAGGGTCCCCCTCCCGGAGGGCCCGGCGGCCGCAGCGAGGAGAAGATCTCCGACTCGGAG GGGTTTAAAGCCAACTTGTCTCTCCTGAGAAGACCTGGAGAGAAAACTTACACTCAGCGTTGTCGGTTGTTTGTTGGGAACCTACCTGCTGATATTACAGAGGAGGAATTCAAAAGACTGTTTGCTAAATATGGAGAACCGGGAGAAGTTTTTATCAACAAAGGCAAAGGATTCGGATTTATTAAGCTT GAGTCCAGGGCATTGGCTGAAATTGCCAAAGCTGAACTTGATGATACACCCATGAGAGGTAGACAGCTTCGGGTTCGCTTTGCCACACATGCTGCTGCCCTTTCTGTTAGAAATCTTTCACCTTACGTTTCCAATGAACTGTTGGAAGAAGCCTTTAGCCAGTTTGGTCCTATTGAAAGGGCTGTTGTAATTGTGGATGATCGTGGAAGATCTACCGGGAAAGGCATTGTTGAATTTGCTTCTAAACCAGCAGCAAGAAAAGCATTTGAAAGATGCAGTGAAGGCGTTTTCTTACTGACAAC aacTCCTCGTCCAGTCATTGTGGAACCACTTGAACAATTGGATGATGAAGATGGTCTTCCTGAAAAACTTGCACAGAAGAATCCAATGTATCAAAA ggagagagaaaccccTCCTCGTTTTGCCCAGCATGGCACATTTGAGTATGAATATTCTCAGCGATGGAAGTCCTTGGATGAAATGGAGAAACAGCAACGGGAACAAGTTGAAAAAAACATGAAAGATGCAAAAGACAAACTGGAAAGTGAAATGGAAGATGCCTATCATGAACATCAGGCAAATCTCCTGCGTCAAG ATCTGATGCGACGCCAGGAAGAATTAAGGCGCATGGAAGAACTTCACAATCAAGAAATGCAGAAACGTAAAGAAATGCAATTAAG ACAAGAAGAGGAACGACGTAGAAGGGAAGAAGAGATGATGATTCGTCAACGTGAGATGGAAGAACAAATGAGACGACAAAGAGAGGAAAGTTATAGCCGAATGGGCTACATGGATCCA agagaaagagacatgagAATGGGTGGTGGAGGAGCAATGAACATGGGAG ATCCCTATGGTTCAGGAGGCCAGAAATTTCCACCATTAGGTGGTGGAGGTGGCATAGGTTATGAAGCTAATCCTGGAGTTCCACCAGCAACCATGAGTGGTTCCATGATGGGAAGCGACATG
- the SFPQ gene encoding splicing factor, proline- and glutamine-rich isoform X2, giving the protein MSRDRFRSRGGGGGGFHRRGGGGGRGGLHDFRSPPPGMGLNQNRGPLGPGPVPVGPKPPIPPPPPHQQQQQQQPPPQQPPPQQPPPLQPPHQQPPPLQQPPAHQQPPPPQDSSKPVVPPGPGPAPGVGTTPPAAGPAPPATPPTSGATTGPGPIPTPPPAVTSAPSGAPPPAPPSSVVSTTPPQAGGPPPPPAGGPVPGPKPGPGPGGPKGGKMPGGPKPGGGPGLSTPGGHPKPPHRGGVEPRGGRQHHPPYHQQHHQGPPPGGPGGRSEEKISDSEGFKANLSLLRRPGEKTYTQRCRLFVGNLPADITEEEFKRLFAKYGEPGEVFINKGKGFGFIKLESRALAEIAKAELDDTPMRGRQLRVRFATHAAALSVRNLSPYVSNELLEEAFSQFGPIERAVVIVDDRGRSTGKGIVEFASKPAARKAFERCSEGVFLLTTTPRPVIVEPLEQLDDEDGLPEKLAQKNPMYQKERETPPRFAQHGTFEYEYSQRWKSLDEMEKQQREQVEKNMKDAKDKLESEMEDAYHEHQANLLRQDLMRRQEELRRMEELHNQEMQKRKEMQLRQEEERRRREEEMMIRQREMEEQMRRQREESYSRMGYMDPRERDMRMGGGGAMNMGDPYGSGGQKFPPLGGGGGIGYEANPGVPPATMSGSMMGSDMVRMIDVG; this is encoded by the exons ATGTCTCGAGATCGGTTCCGGAGTcgcggcggtggcggtggcggcttCCACCGGcgcggaggaggcggcggccgcggcggccttCACGACTTCCGCTCGCCGCCGCCCGGCATGGGCCTCAATCAGAACCGCGGACCCTTGGGTCCCGGCCCGGTCCCGGTCGGCCCCAAACCTCCGATCCCGCCGCCGCCTCCAcatcaacagcagcagcagcagcagccgccgccgcagCAGCCGCCAccacagcagccgccgccgctTCAGCCGCCACATCAGCAGCCGCCGCCGCTTCAGCAGCCGCCCGCACatcagcagccgccgccgccacaGGACTCATCCAAGCCCGTGGTTCCTCCGGGACCCGGCCCGGCTCCTGGGGTAGGCACCACTCCGCCGGCCGCGGGCCCGGCGCCGCCCGCCACTCCCCCGACTTCTGGGGCCACCACGGGGCCAGGCCCTATCCCGACCCCGCCGCCCGCTGTCACCTCGGCGCCCTCCGGGGCGCCCCCGCCAGCGCCTCCGAGCAGCGTGGTCTCCACCACCCCGCCTCAGGCTGGGGGTCCGCCGCCTCCACCCGCCGGGGGCCCGGTCCCCGGGCCTAAGCCGGGCCCAGGACCCGGCGGTCCCAAAGGCGGTAAAATGCCGGGCGGCCCGAAGCCCGGTGGTGGCCCGGGCCTCAGCACTCCCGGCGGCCATCCTAAGCCGCCACACCGAGGAGGCGTCGAGCCCCGCGGAGGACGGCAGCACCACCCCCCGTACCACCAGCAGCACCACCAGGGTCCCCCTCCCGGAGGGCCCGGCGGCCGCAGCGAGGAGAAGATCTCCGACTCGGAG GGGTTTAAAGCCAACTTGTCTCTCCTGAGAAGACCTGGAGAGAAAACTTACACTCAGCGTTGTCGGTTGTTTGTTGGGAACCTACCTGCTGATATTACAGAGGAGGAATTCAAAAGACTGTTTGCTAAATATGGAGAACCGGGAGAAGTTTTTATCAACAAAGGCAAAGGATTCGGATTTATTAAGCTT GAGTCCAGGGCATTGGCTGAAATTGCCAAAGCTGAACTTGATGATACACCCATGAGAGGTAGACAGCTTCGGGTTCGCTTTGCCACACATGCTGCTGCCCTTTCTGTTAGAAATCTTTCACCTTACGTTTCCAATGAACTGTTGGAAGAAGCCTTTAGCCAGTTTGGTCCTATTGAAAGGGCTGTTGTAATTGTGGATGATCGTGGAAGATCTACCGGGAAAGGCATTGTTGAATTTGCTTCTAAACCAGCAGCAAGAAAAGCATTTGAAAGATGCAGTGAAGGCGTTTTCTTACTGACAAC aacTCCTCGTCCAGTCATTGTGGAACCACTTGAACAATTGGATGATGAAGATGGTCTTCCTGAAAAACTTGCACAGAAGAATCCAATGTATCAAAA ggagagagaaaccccTCCTCGTTTTGCCCAGCATGGCACATTTGAGTATGAATATTCTCAGCGATGGAAGTCCTTGGATGAAATGGAGAAACAGCAACGGGAACAAGTTGAAAAAAACATGAAAGATGCAAAAGACAAACTGGAAAGTGAAATGGAAGATGCCTATCATGAACATCAGGCAAATCTCCTGCGTCAAG ATCTGATGCGACGCCAGGAAGAATTAAGGCGCATGGAAGAACTTCACAATCAAGAAATGCAGAAACGTAAAGAAATGCAATTAAG ACAAGAAGAGGAACGACGTAGAAGGGAAGAAGAGATGATGATTCGTCAACGTGAGATGGAAGAACAAATGAGACGACAAAGAGAGGAAAGTTATAGCCGAATGGGCTACATGGATCCA agagaaagagacatgagAATGGGTGGTGGAGGAGCAATGAACATGGGAG ATCCCTATGGTTCAGGAGGCCAGAAATTTCCACCATTAGGTGGTGGAGGTGGCATAGGTTATGAAGCTAATCCTGGAGTTCCACCAGCAACCATGAGTGGTTCCATGATGGGAAGCGACATG